One region of Vigna angularis cultivar LongXiaoDou No.4 chromosome 10, ASM1680809v1, whole genome shotgun sequence genomic DNA includes:
- the LOC108335386 gene encoding protein PIN-LIKES 7 isoform X1, giving the protein MGFVELLEVASMPIIQVLLVSALGALMATRYFDNLLSPDIRKALNKIVFLIFTPSLIFSSFAKSVSLEDMISWWFMPVNVGLTFLIGGIIGWILVKLLKPNLKVEGLIIAACSSGNLGNLPLVIIPAICDEKGGPFGERDVCRSNGLSYASFSMALGGIFIWTYTLQTIKSRSLKFKALEAAEIMKVPNKEFDANAETLLLKDNDIQNTIEVPTSTYYGDTENQIPVDQDQSSGSEKTESLWHRIVEVISQFLEELMSPPAIATFLGFLFGGVAWLRNLIIGDSAPLRVIQDSLQLLGNGTIPCITLLLGGNLTQVGLKSSAIKPLTLISIIIGRLFLLPLIGLFIVKAAANFGLLPVDPLFQYVLVMQYAMPPAMNISTMAQLFDVGNEECSVILLWTYSAAAIALTAWSTFLLWVLS; this is encoded by the exons ATGGGTTTTGTGGAACTGTTGGAGGTGGCTTCTATGCCAATTATTCAAGTCCTTCTTGTCAGTGCATTGGGAGCTTTGATGGCAACTCGGTATTTCGATAATCTTCTTTCGCCTGATATCCGGAAAGCTTTGAACAAG ATTGTCTTCCTTATATTCACTCCTTCACTTATATTTTCCAGTTTCGCCAAGAGTGTTTCACTTGAAGATATGATATCATG GTGGTTTATGCCAGTTAACGTTGGACTTACCTTCTTAATTGGAGGAATCATCGGATGGATACTTGTGAAATTACTGAAGCCTAATCTGAAAGTGGAAGGTCTTATTATTGCTGCGTGTTCATCAG GAAACTTGGGGAACCTTCCTCTTGTTATTATCCCTGCTATCTGTGACGAGAAGGGAGGACCATTTGGTGAGCGTGATGTTTGCCGCAGTAATGGACTCTCTTATGCATCTTTCTCTATGGCG CTTGGTGGCATCTTCATCTGGACCTACACTTTACAGACTATAAAAAGCAGATCATTGAAATTTAAGGCACTCGAGGCTGCTGAGATCATGAAGGTTCCCAACAAAGAGTTTGATGCTAATGCAGAAACTCTCCTTCTCAAggataatgacatccaaaacaCCATAGAAGTGCCCACATCTACCTATTATGGTGACACTGAAAACCAAATT CCTGTAGACCAAGATCAGTCCAGTGGATCAGAGAAGACCGAATCGCTATGGCATAGAATAGTGGAAGTTATTAGTCAGTTTCTGGAAGAACTCATGTCACCACCAGCAATTGCAACA TTTCTTGGTTTTCTCTTTGGTGGGGTTGCATGGCTAAGGAACCTAATAATCGGAGACAGTGCTCCACTGCGTGTCATCCAAGACTCTCTCCAATTACTAGG GAATGGAACCATTCCTTGCAtcacccttttgcttggtggtAACCTCACTCAAG TAGGCTTGAAATCGTCTGCTATCAAACCATTGACCCTCATCAGCATCATCATAGGCCGACTTTTCCTGCTACCTTTGATTGGACTGTTCATTGTAAAAGCAGCAGCAAATTTTGGCTTACTCCCGGTTGATCCTTTGTTTCAGTATGTGCTGGTGATGCAGTATGCCATGCCACCGGCTATGAATATCA GTACCATGGCTCAGCTGTTTGATGTAGGAAATGAAGAGTGTTCAGTTATACTGTTATGGACATATAGTGCTGCAGCCATAGCACTCACTGCTTGGTCAACATTCCTCTTGTGGGTATTATCTTAA
- the LOC108335386 gene encoding protein PIN-LIKES 7 isoform X2: protein MWFMPVNVGLTFLIGGIIGWILVKLLKPNLKVEGLIIAACSSGNLGNLPLVIIPAICDEKGGPFGERDVCRSNGLSYASFSMALGGIFIWTYTLQTIKSRSLKFKALEAAEIMKVPNKEFDANAETLLLKDNDIQNTIEVPTSTYYGDTENQIPVDQDQSSGSEKTESLWHRIVEVISQFLEELMSPPAIATFLGFLFGGVAWLRNLIIGDSAPLRVIQDSLQLLGNGTIPCITLLLGGNLTQVGLKSSAIKPLTLISIIIGRLFLLPLIGLFIVKAAANFGLLPVDPLFQYVLVMQYAMPPAMNISTMAQLFDVGNEECSVILLWTYSAAAIALTAWSTFLLWVLS, encoded by the exons AT GTGGTTTATGCCAGTTAACGTTGGACTTACCTTCTTAATTGGAGGAATCATCGGATGGATACTTGTGAAATTACTGAAGCCTAATCTGAAAGTGGAAGGTCTTATTATTGCTGCGTGTTCATCAG GAAACTTGGGGAACCTTCCTCTTGTTATTATCCCTGCTATCTGTGACGAGAAGGGAGGACCATTTGGTGAGCGTGATGTTTGCCGCAGTAATGGACTCTCTTATGCATCTTTCTCTATGGCG CTTGGTGGCATCTTCATCTGGACCTACACTTTACAGACTATAAAAAGCAGATCATTGAAATTTAAGGCACTCGAGGCTGCTGAGATCATGAAGGTTCCCAACAAAGAGTTTGATGCTAATGCAGAAACTCTCCTTCTCAAggataatgacatccaaaacaCCATAGAAGTGCCCACATCTACCTATTATGGTGACACTGAAAACCAAATT CCTGTAGACCAAGATCAGTCCAGTGGATCAGAGAAGACCGAATCGCTATGGCATAGAATAGTGGAAGTTATTAGTCAGTTTCTGGAAGAACTCATGTCACCACCAGCAATTGCAACA TTTCTTGGTTTTCTCTTTGGTGGGGTTGCATGGCTAAGGAACCTAATAATCGGAGACAGTGCTCCACTGCGTGTCATCCAAGACTCTCTCCAATTACTAGG GAATGGAACCATTCCTTGCAtcacccttttgcttggtggtAACCTCACTCAAG TAGGCTTGAAATCGTCTGCTATCAAACCATTGACCCTCATCAGCATCATCATAGGCCGACTTTTCCTGCTACCTTTGATTGGACTGTTCATTGTAAAAGCAGCAGCAAATTTTGGCTTACTCCCGGTTGATCCTTTGTTTCAGTATGTGCTGGTGATGCAGTATGCCATGCCACCGGCTATGAATATCA GTACCATGGCTCAGCTGTTTGATGTAGGAAATGAAGAGTGTTCAGTTATACTGTTATGGACATATAGTGCTGCAGCCATAGCACTCACTGCTTGGTCAACATTCCTCTTGTGGGTATTATCTTAA